CAAAACCATCCCTTTGGCATCAACTACTTCCTGATTTTCTAATTCTTTTTCATCAATCAATGAAAAATTCGTTACTTTCTTTATAAATTTTCCTTCCAAAACAACGGCATCTTCCTCAATAAATTTTTCCCCATCAAATATCTTTGCATTCTTTATAATCATCTCAATAATTCCTCTCTATTTTGCTAATTCTATTAAATATTTTTTATATTCTTCCAAATCCAAATTTTTTGCCTCAATTTCCTTGAAATATCTATATGTCTTGACTTTTATATCTGAAGCCGCCATTTCATCAATTACCAGTACAGCCCTTCTATGCAGCTGCAAAGCCGAAATTGTCCATAGATGATTTACTCCACCTTCTACTCCATGATAAACTGCACGAGCCTTTTTATAACCATTTGCAAGAATCATAACTTCCTTTGCCTCCATTAGTGTTCCTACACCTATTGTCAAAGCCAATTTTGGTACTTTTTCGATATCATTATCAAAAAATCTAGAATTTGCCAAGATTGTATCATAAGTCAAATCTTTATCACGTGTATGTGAAGAAAGTGAGGATCCAGGCTCATTAAAAGCTATATGTCCATCCTCTCCAACTCCGCCTAAAAATAGATGTATTCCACCAGCCGCTTTTATTTTGTTCTCATAATCTTCACATTCTTTTTCCAAATCCTTGGCACATCCATCCAGAATATTTATATTTTCTTTTTTTATATCAATATATTTAAAAAAGTTTTCGTTCATAAAATAATGATAACTTTGTGGATCTTCTGGTTTTAATCCCACATATTCATCCATATTAAAAGTTACAATATTTTCAAATGACAATATTTTTTCATTATATAAATTTATCAATTCCTTATAAGTTGCAAGCGGTGTAGAACCAGTAGGAAGCCCTAATACAAAAGGCTTTTCC
This window of the Leptotrichia massiliensis genome carries:
- the nagB gene encoding glucosamine-6-phosphate deaminase, with protein sequence MRVIILKNADEVAKWSAYQIAKKILKFKPTKEKPFVLGLPTGSTPLATYKELINLYNEKILSFENIVTFNMDEYVGLKPEDPQSYHYFMNENFFKYIDIKKENINILDGCAKDLEKECEDYENKIKAAGGIHLFLGGVGEDGHIAFNEPGSSLSSHTRDKDLTYDTILANSRFFDNDIEKVPKLALTIGVGTLMEAKEVMILANGYKKARAVYHGVEGGVNHLWTISALQLHRRAVLVIDEMAASDIKVKTYRYFKEIEAKNLDLEEYKKYLIELAK